The following are encoded together in the Desulfococcus multivorans genome:
- the rbbA gene encoding ribosome-associated ATPase/putative transporter RbbA, with amino-acid sequence MSRDIHAQIKDGGSAAAPVARLRDVSLRYGKVRALDEVSFDFPAACMAGLIGPDGVGKSSLLALIAGARAVQTGQVEVLGGDMADARHRRALGPRIAYMPQGLGGNLYPTLSVAENLDFFGRLFGQDRGERTRRIEALTEATGLRPFLARPAGKLSGGMKQKLGLCCALIHDPDLLILDEPTTGVDPLSRRQFWELIAGIRRSRPGMSVLVATAYMEEAARFDWLAAMDGGRVLASDTPEGLLQSTGAASLEAAFIRLLPEDKRRDYQAVEIPPRPEDDGDTAIEARDLTMRFGEFTAVDHVSLRVPRGEIFGFLGSNGCGKTTTMKMLTGLLPPSEGRAWLFGHEVDPHDLATRRRVGYMSQFFSLYTELTVRQNLALHARLFHMPAAEISGRVDEMVERFDLAAVIDSLPGRLPLGHRQRLSLAVAMIHKPEMLILDEPTSGVDPVARDAFWRMLVELSRRDGVTIFISTHFMNEAERCDRISLMHAGRVLVTDAPAALASKRGEDSLEEAFVTYLEDAEAEGAGEARQPNASTSLDSVDASPSHVEPQGWRRRFDPRRMISYARREGLELRRDPIRLTLAMLGSVILMFVMGYGISHDVEDLTFAVLDRDQTTVSRDYTLNLAGSRYFVERAPITGYADLDRRMREGDISLAIEIPPDFARDIARGRRVEIGAWIDGAMPTRGETVRGYVQGIHAHWLATKAREAGHGEALAGLVNIETRFRYNPDVKSLVAMVPAVIPLLLMLIPAMLTALSVVREKELGSITNFYVTPTTRLEFLLGKQLPYVVLSFLSFLLLTLLAVTVFGVPLKGSFLTLAAGALLYVGAATAVGLLISTFMRSQIAAIFGTAVLTILPAVNFSGMIDPVSSLEGAGRLIGQLYPTAHFLTIARGTFSKALDFSDLQAAFVPLALAVPILIALAAALLKKQER; translated from the coding sequence ATGAGCCGGGACATACATGCACAGATCAAGGATGGCGGGAGTGCTGCCGCGCCGGTTGCCCGCCTGCGGGATGTGTCCCTGCGCTACGGCAAGGTGCGTGCGCTCGACGAGGTCAGCTTCGATTTCCCTGCGGCCTGCATGGCCGGGCTGATCGGCCCGGACGGGGTCGGCAAGTCGAGCCTGCTGGCGCTGATCGCGGGCGCCCGCGCGGTCCAGACGGGACAGGTCGAGGTGCTCGGCGGCGATATGGCCGATGCGCGCCATCGGCGCGCACTCGGCCCGCGTATCGCCTATATGCCCCAGGGCCTGGGAGGAAACCTCTATCCGACACTCTCGGTAGCCGAGAACCTCGACTTCTTCGGACGGCTGTTCGGGCAGGATCGTGGCGAACGGACGCGCCGCATCGAGGCCCTGACCGAGGCCACCGGGCTTAGGCCGTTTCTCGCTCGCCCGGCGGGCAAGCTCTCCGGCGGCATGAAACAGAAGCTCGGCCTCTGCTGTGCGCTGATCCACGATCCGGACCTGCTCATCCTCGACGAGCCGACCACCGGCGTCGATCCCCTCTCGCGACGCCAGTTCTGGGAGTTGATCGCTGGCATCCGTCGTTCCCGGCCCGGCATGAGCGTGCTGGTGGCTACGGCCTATATGGAGGAGGCGGCCCGCTTCGACTGGCTGGCGGCGATGGACGGTGGGCGGGTGCTGGCCAGCGACACGCCCGAAGGCCTGCTGCAAAGCACGGGGGCGGCTTCGCTGGAGGCGGCCTTCATCCGGCTGCTGCCGGAAGACAAGCGCCGGGATTATCAGGCGGTCGAGATTCCGCCGCGGCCGGAAGACGATGGCGATACCGCGATCGAGGCCCGGGATCTGACCATGCGCTTCGGCGAGTTCACCGCGGTCGATCATGTCAGCCTGCGTGTCCCACGGGGTGAGATCTTCGGTTTTCTCGGCTCCAACGGCTGCGGCAAGACCACGACGATGAAGATGCTGACCGGCCTCCTGCCGCCGAGCGAAGGCCGGGCCTGGCTGTTCGGACACGAGGTGGACCCGCACGACCTCGCGACCCGGCGCCGCGTCGGCTACATGTCGCAGTTCTTCTCGCTCTACACCGAGCTGACGGTGCGGCAGAACCTGGCGCTGCATGCCCGACTGTTCCACATGCCCGCTGCCGAGATTTCAGGGCGCGTGGACGAAATGGTTGAGCGATTCGATCTGGCCGCGGTGATCGACAGTCTGCCGGGACGGCTGCCCCTCGGCCACCGGCAACGCCTGTCGTTGGCGGTCGCCATGATCCACAAGCCCGAGATGCTGATTCTCGACGAGCCCACCTCGGGTGTCGACCCGGTGGCGCGCGACGCCTTCTGGCGCATGCTGGTTGAACTGTCTCGCCGCGACGGGGTGACCATCTTCATCTCCACCCACTTCATGAACGAGGCCGAGCGCTGCGACCGAATATCGCTGATGCATGCGGGTCGGGTGCTGGTGACTGACGCGCCCGCCGCCCTGGCAAGCAAACGCGGCGAGGACAGCCTGGAAGAGGCTTTTGTCACTTATCTGGAGGATGCCGAAGCGGAGGGCGCTGGCGAGGCACGCCAACCGAACGCAAGCACTTCGCTCGATTCAGTCGATGCCTCGCCAAGTCATGTCGAACCACAGGGCTGGCGGCGCCGATTCGACCCCCGGCGCATGATCAGCTATGCCCGACGCGAAGGGCTGGAGCTGCGCCGCGATCCCATCCGGCTGACGTTGGCGATGCTCGGCAGCGTCATCCTGATGTTCGTGATGGGCTATGGAATCAGCCACGATGTGGAGGATCTCACCTTCGCGGTGCTGGATCGCGACCAGACCACCGTCAGCCGCGACTATACGCTCAACCTCGCTGGCTCCCGGTACTTCGTCGAGCGGGCTCCGATTACCGGTTATGCTGATCTCGACCGGCGAATGCGCGAAGGCGACATCAGTCTGGCGATCGAGATCCCGCCGGACTTCGCGCGCGACATCGCACGGGGCCGGCGGGTCGAGATCGGCGCCTGGATCGACGGCGCCATGCCGACACGGGGAGAGACCGTCCGGGGCTATGTGCAGGGGATTCATGCCCATTGGCTGGCGACCAAGGCGCGCGAGGCTGGGCACGGCGAGGCTTTGGCGGGGCTCGTGAATATCGAGACCCGGTTCCGCTACAACCCGGATGTCAAGAGCCTGGTGGCGATGGTGCCGGCGGTGATCCCGCTGCTGCTCATGCTGATCCCGGCCATGCTCACGGCGCTCAGCGTGGTGCGCGAGAAGGAGCTCGGCTCGATCACCAACTTCTACGTCACGCCCACCACGCGGCTCGAGTTCCTGCTCGGCAAGCAGTTACCCTATGTAGTGCTGTCCTTCCTGAGCTTCCTGTTGCTCACTCTGCTCGCTGTGACCGTCTTCGGCGTGCCGCTGAAGGGCAGCTTCCTGACCCTGGCGGCGGGTGCGTTGCTCTATGTCGGCGCCGCCACGGCCGTGGGGCTGCTGATTTCCACCTTCATGCGCAGCCAGATCGCGGCGATCTTCGGCACGGCGGTACTCACCATCCTGCCGGCGGTCAACTTCTCCGGCATGATCGATCCAGTCTCATCGCTGGAAGGAGCGGGCCGGCTGATCGGCCAGCTCTACCCGACCGCCCATTTCCTTACCATTGCACGCGGCACCTTCTCGAAGGCGCTCGACTTCTCCGATCTGCAGGCGGCCTTCGTCCCGCTGGCGCTGGCCGTGCCGATCCTGATCGCGCTCGCCGCCGCGCTGCTCAAGAAGCAGGAGCGATAG
- a CDS encoding ABC transporter permease — MRPANILHLGIKELRSLMRDPSMLVLIVYAFTISVYTAATAMPETLNKAPIAVVNEDRSPLSWRIVSAFYPPYFVTPEIIDHAEMDARMDAGLATFALDIPPNFQRDLLAGRQPTIQLNVDATRMSQAFTGSGYIQTIVSDEVRAFVQRYRKVPALPVDLVLRARFNPQLNKSWFGAVMQVINNVTMLSIVLTGAALIREREHGTVEHLLVMPVTPFEIMTSKVWAMGLVVLTATATALTIVVQGWLSVPIQGSLALFLAGTALHLFATTSMGIFLGTVARSMPQFALLLLLVLLPLQILSGASTPRESMPEAVQYIMLAAPNTHFVMLAQSILYRGAGLTAVWPQFVSLALIGTALFGYALARFRKTIETMG, encoded by the coding sequence ATGCGCCCGGCCAACATCCTTCATCTCGGAATCAAGGAGTTGCGTAGCCTGATGCGCGACCCGAGCATGCTGGTGCTGATCGTCTATGCCTTCACCATTTCGGTCTACACAGCGGCAACGGCCATGCCGGAGACCCTCAACAAGGCGCCGATCGCGGTCGTCAACGAGGATCGCTCACCGCTGTCGTGGCGCATCGTCAGCGCCTTTTACCCGCCTTATTTCGTGACCCCCGAAATCATCGACCACGCGGAGATGGATGCCCGCATGGATGCCGGCCTGGCCACCTTCGCCCTGGATATTCCGCCCAACTTCCAGCGTGATCTTCTCGCCGGGCGCCAACCCACGATTCAGCTCAATGTGGACGCTACACGGATGAGCCAGGCGTTCACCGGCAGTGGATATATCCAGACCATCGTGAGCGACGAGGTGCGCGCTTTCGTGCAGCGTTATCGCAAGGTGCCGGCTCTGCCGGTCGATCTGGTGCTGCGCGCGCGCTTCAATCCCCAGCTCAACAAGTCATGGTTTGGCGCCGTCATGCAGGTCATCAACAACGTGACCATGCTCTCCATCGTGCTGACCGGCGCGGCGCTGATCCGCGAGCGCGAGCACGGCACGGTCGAGCATTTGCTGGTCATGCCGGTCACGCCATTCGAGATCATGACGAGCAAGGTGTGGGCGATGGGGCTGGTCGTGCTTACCGCCACTGCCACGGCACTCACCATCGTCGTGCAGGGCTGGCTTTCCGTGCCGATCCAGGGCTCGCTCGCGCTGTTCCTGGCCGGCACGGCGCTGCATCTGTTCGCGACCACCTCGATGGGCATTTTCCTCGGCACCGTCGCCCGCTCCATGCCGCAGTTCGCCTTGTTGCTGTTGCTGGTGCTGCTTCCGCTACAAATTCTCTCCGGCGCTTCGACGCCGCGCGAGAGCATGCCGGAGGCCGTCCAGTACATCATGCTCGCCGCGCCCAACACGCATTTTGTGATGTTGGCTCAGTCGATCCTGTACCGGGGCGCTGGCCTCACGGCGGTCTGGCCGCAGTTCGTCAGCCTGGCCCTGATCGGGACGGCATTGTTTGGTTACGCGCTTGCGCGATTTCGGAAAACCATCGAGACCATGGGATGA
- a CDS encoding transposase yields MKSSKSQIHAKFHKIPMIRFEDQQLTSFSGLLVFQMLFKRLDLKRKLKGCFDHLKVSPIFGYHLVVMLLIVHLLLGFRRLREIDYYRDDPLVLRIMGLRKIPDVSTISRNLAKMETQSAENYRGLSRSLVIAGLQREGFSRLTFDFDGSVLSTKGHAEGTAVGFNKAKKALEVTILCSAPWHRPASFSTFSIAPAMSTTRMGRPNSC; encoded by the coding sequence GTGAAATCCAGCAAATCACAAATTCATGCAAAGTTCCACAAAATTCCGATGATCCGGTTCGAGGATCAGCAACTCACTTCCTTCTCCGGTTTGCTGGTTTTTCAGATGCTCTTCAAGCGCCTCGACTTGAAGAGAAAGCTCAAAGGTTGCTTCGATCATTTGAAGGTTTCTCCCATTTTCGGATACCATTTGGTTGTGATGCTGCTCATCGTCCATCTATTGTTGGGTTTCCGGCGTTTAAGGGAGATCGACTATTACCGTGATGATCCTCTTGTTCTTCGGATAATGGGGTTGCGAAAAATCCCGGATGTTTCAACGATTTCACGCAATCTTGCCAAAATGGAAACACAAAGTGCTGAAAATTATCGAGGATTATCCCGCTCTTTGGTAATTGCAGGCCTTCAACGTGAAGGTTTTTCACGCCTGACCTTCGATTTCGATGGCTCTGTCCTATCCACTAAGGGCCATGCAGAAGGCACGGCAGTCGGATTCAACAAAGCAAAAAAGGCGCTCGAAGTTACTATCCTTTGTTCTGCACCGTGGCACAGACCGGCCAGTTTTTCGACGTTTTCCATCGCCCCGGCAATGTCCACGACTCGAATGGGGCGTCCGAATTCATGCTGA
- a CDS encoding Fic family protein, which produces MKRELQGRYVTISTVGEKAQAFVPAPLPPRPPIDWTPELRSKFDQALLALGRLDSVSTLLPDTSLFLYMYVRKEAVLSSMIEGTQSSLSDLLLFELDQEPGVPLDDVREVSNYVAALDHGLRLLEEGLPLSLRLFREIHGVLLTKGRGSNQTPGEFRRSQNWIGGTRPGNAAFVPPPAEEVLECMSKLELFLHDQPEPTPVLLKAALAHVQFETIHPFLDGNGRLGRLLIALLLCEQKVLREPMLYLSLYFKTHRQYYYELLNNVRMTGDWEAWLDFFAEAVIVTATQAVETAQQLLDLSNQDRDKISGLGRAAASTLQVHRALMEHPIATSGSLVEKTGITPATVNKALGHLEQLGIVKELTAQKRNRLFSYAGYIEIMSRGTELPGR; this is translated from the coding sequence ATGAAGCGAGAACTCCAAGGCAGATACGTGACCATATCGACGGTGGGTGAGAAGGCCCAGGCCTTCGTGCCCGCGCCGCTGCCGCCACGTCCACCCATCGACTGGACGCCGGAACTGCGCAGCAAGTTCGACCAGGCGTTGCTGGCCCTCGGTCGGCTGGACAGCGTCTCGACCTTGCTGCCGGATACCTCGCTGTTCCTCTACATGTACGTGCGCAAGGAGGCCGTGCTCTCCTCCATGATCGAGGGAACCCAGTCATCCCTGTCGGATCTGCTGCTCTTCGAGCTAGATCAGGAGCCCGGCGTCCCGCTGGATGACGTGCGGGAGGTCAGCAACTATGTTGCGGCCCTCGACCATGGTCTGCGCCTGCTGGAGGAAGGGCTGCCACTGTCGCTGCGGCTGTTCCGCGAGATTCATGGCGTGCTGCTGACCAAGGGGCGTGGCAGCAATCAGACCCCGGGGGAGTTTCGTCGCAGCCAGAACTGGATCGGCGGCACCCGGCCGGGCAATGCGGCCTTCGTTCCGCCTCCGGCCGAAGAGGTACTGGAGTGCATGAGCAAGCTGGAGCTCTTCCTCCATGACCAGCCGGAGCCGACCCCGGTGCTGCTCAAGGCCGCGCTGGCCCATGTGCAGTTCGAAACGATCCACCCGTTCCTCGACGGTAATGGCCGTTTGGGACGTCTGCTGATCGCGCTGCTCCTGTGCGAGCAGAAGGTGCTGCGGGAGCCGATGCTTTACCTCAGCCTCTATTTCAAGACGCATCGTCAGTATTATTACGAGCTGCTCAACAACGTACGGATGACTGGCGACTGGGAAGCCTGGCTCGATTTCTTCGCCGAGGCGGTCATTGTCACTGCCACCCAGGCGGTGGAAACGGCGCAGCAGCTCCTGGACCTGTCGAACCAGGACCGTGACAAGATCAGCGGCCTGGGACGGGCGGCGGCATCCACCCTGCAGGTCCACCGGGCGCTTATGGAGCATCCCATCGCCACCTCGGGCTCGTTGGTTGAGAAGACCGGCATCACCCCGGCCACGGTCAACAAGGCACTCGGCCACCTGGAACAGCTCGGCATCGTCAAGGAGCTGACTGCCCAGAAGCGTAACCGCCTGTTCAGTTACGCGGGCTATATCGAGATCATGAGTCGTGGCACGGAGCTGCCGGGCAGGTAG
- a CDS encoding HlyD family secretion protein, translating into MSKLNKGRLLAIAIGVVVIGAALFAWQSLQKKGLPDGFTSGNGRIEAVEIDIAAKTAGRLKDILVDEGDFITAGQVLAKMDTAVLEAQLREGLARLRQAENSVRIANSQVVQRQCEKTAAQAVVLQRVAEAEVARIRLERSRSLVADKAVSQQKFDDDRAAFLSAEATLRAAEADVARAAAAIATARSQVLGAQADVEATRAMLERIQADLDDSVLKAPRKGRVQYRVAQPGEVLASGGTVLNMIDLTDVYMTFFLPTKAAGRVALATEARLVLDAAPQYVIPAEISFVADEAQFTPKTVETTEERLKLMFRVNARIAPDLLREHLLQVKTGLPGMAYVRLDPRVDWPPELQTRLPQ; encoded by the coding sequence ATGTCGAAGCTTAATAAAGGACGGTTGCTGGCCATCGCCATAGGGGTGGTTGTTATCGGGGCCGCACTCTTTGCTTGGCAATCCTTGCAGAAAAAGGGGCTTCCCGACGGCTTCACCAGCGGCAACGGCCGCATTGAAGCGGTGGAGATCGACATAGCCGCCAAGACGGCGGGGCGGCTCAAGGATATCCTGGTGGACGAAGGCGATTTCATCACGGCCGGACAAGTTCTGGCGAAGATGGACACCGCCGTATTGGAAGCTCAGCTGAGAGAAGGGCTGGCCCGCTTGCGCCAGGCTGAGAACTCGGTGCGGATCGCCAACAGCCAGGTCGTGCAGCGCCAATGCGAGAAAACGGCAGCGCAGGCAGTGGTCTTGCAACGCGTGGCCGAGGCCGAGGTGGCACGGATACGGCTTGAGCGGTCGCGATCGCTGGTCGCCGACAAGGCCGTTTCTCAGCAGAAATTCGACGACGATCGAGCCGCTTTTCTCAGCGCCGAAGCTACGTTGCGCGCTGCCGAGGCTGATGTCGCAAGGGCGGCCGCGGCCATTGCCACGGCCAGATCGCAAGTGCTTGGCGCGCAAGCCGATGTGGAGGCGACCCGGGCGATGCTTGAGCGAATCCAGGCTGACCTTGATGACAGCGTGCTGAAGGCGCCGCGGAAGGGACGGGTGCAATACCGGGTGGCCCAGCCCGGCGAGGTGCTGGCCTCCGGTGGCACTGTCCTGAACATGATCGACCTCACCGATGTCTACATGACCTTCTTTCTGCCGACGAAAGCGGCCGGACGGGTCGCGCTGGCTACCGAAGCGCGGCTCGTGCTCGATGCCGCCCCGCAATACGTCATCCCGGCCGAGATCTCGTTCGTCGCCGACGAGGCCCAGTTCACCCCGAAAACGGTGGAGACAACGGAAGAACGCCTGAAGCTGATGTTCCGGGTCAATGCGCGGATCGCCCCGGACCTGCTCAGAGAGCACCTCCTCCAGGTCAAAACTGGCCTGCCGGGCATGGCCTATGTGCGGCTCGACCCGCGGGTGGATTGGCCGCCTGAACTGCAGACGAGGCTGCCGCAATGA
- a CDS encoding DUF6880 family protein: MSPAKRKQTDPLEKAIEAALSPGRFISYNAAWSFVEDVQGVADDIGKICRKEPERAARLYEIFIAACHEKADEIDDSSGDFGMLVEELFQGWIKARQCANFDPDETAISLISWMEDDPYGFCHDLERGVVEVLDKKGLAAFIQQIRAKFESAPIRDDEEKRFSGYERRRWDGVLKTLLAAQQNVDDYIALCDQTGFEAKDCIAIAKIYKSRRRPEDALSWVERGLKIARADIRTSHEEHELGELKRVMLARIGRTEDALQSAWSEFEAHPSTFTYKELMRYVPGEERTDWHQKAMSSAEKGDLSSLIELWLVHKEFDRLVSYLHRITDDELEDLSHYRTEPLARKLERSHPNVSARVYRALCMRIVNADKSKYYDAALGHIERAKKCYTKANLDADWQAVVADVRKRHFRKKGFMAGFEDIVTGAPKKVEPSFLERAKARWPRKPKRS; this comes from the coding sequence ATGAGCCCCGCGAAGCGAAAACAGACCGATCCTCTGGAAAAGGCCATCGAAGCGGCACTGTCTCCCGGCCGTTTCATTTCCTATAATGCCGCCTGGTCGTTCGTGGAGGATGTTCAGGGTGTTGCTGATGACATCGGTAAAATTTGCCGGAAAGAGCCGGAACGCGCAGCGCGTCTATACGAAATCTTTATTGCCGCCTGCCATGAAAAGGCCGATGAGATCGACGACTCGAGCGGTGATTTCGGGATGCTGGTTGAGGAACTGTTTCAAGGTTGGATCAAAGCACGTCAGTGTGCAAATTTTGATCCGGACGAGACCGCAATATCGCTGATATCCTGGATGGAAGACGACCCCTACGGATTCTGTCACGACCTTGAGCGTGGGGTTGTGGAAGTGCTTGACAAGAAGGGGCTGGCGGCATTCATCCAGCAGATTCGCGCCAAGTTCGAATCCGCTCCGATCCGAGATGACGAGGAAAAGCGCTTTTCCGGCTACGAACGCCGACGCTGGGACGGCGTACTGAAGACGTTGCTGGCCGCCCAGCAAAATGTTGACGATTACATCGCGCTTTGCGATCAGACCGGGTTTGAAGCAAAGGACTGCATTGCCATCGCGAAAATATACAAAAGCCGGAGACGCCCTGAAGATGCGCTTTCCTGGGTCGAAAGAGGCTTGAAGATCGCGCGGGCGGACATCCGAACATCACATGAAGAACACGAATTAGGTGAGCTAAAGCGGGTGATGCTGGCCAGGATTGGGCGGACGGAAGATGCCCTTCAATCCGCCTGGTCCGAGTTTGAGGCACACCCCTCCACGTTTACATACAAGGAATTGATGCGCTATGTGCCGGGAGAAGAGAGAACGGATTGGCACCAAAAGGCCATGTCGTCAGCGGAGAAAGGCGATTTGTCCTCTTTGATTGAACTATGGCTCGTTCATAAAGAGTTCGATCGCCTTGTATCGTACCTGCACCGGATCACAGACGACGAATTGGAAGATCTCAGCCATTACCGGACCGAGCCGCTGGCGCGCAAACTGGAGCGCTCTCACCCTAATGTATCCGCTAGGGTTTACCGTGCGCTCTGCATGCGGATCGTCAACGCTGACAAAAGCAAATATTACGATGCAGCGCTCGGCCATATCGAGCGCGCCAAAAAATGCTACACCAAAGCGAATCTCGATGCCGACTGGCAGGCGGTGGTTGCCGATGTGCGCAAAAGGCACTTTCGCAAGAAAGGATTTATGGCCGGGTTCGAGGATATCGTCACCGGCGCACCTAAAAAAGTTGAGCCTTCTTTTCTGGAACGTGCAAAGGCACGTTGGCCAAGAAAACCGAAGAGGAGCTGA
- a CDS encoding PadR family transcriptional regulator, with product MSTIDTKALQREILLGFWKIHILHHAAQSPVVGQWMIQELRHHGYDVSPGTLYPILSRLEAHGWLVCKKDPEGGPRARKEYSLTEAGRDTLAFLKIQIEELYQEVVADQTQASPHGGA from the coding sequence ATGAGCACAATTGACACGAAAGCGCTTCAACGGGAAATCCTGCTTGGATTTTGGAAGATCCATATCCTTCACCATGCCGCCCAAAGTCCCGTTGTGGGACAGTGGATGATCCAAGAGTTGCGTCATCACGGTTACGATGTCAGTCCCGGAACGCTTTATCCGATACTTTCAAGGCTCGAGGCGCATGGATGGCTCGTCTGTAAGAAAGATCCCGAGGGCGGTCCACGTGCCAGAAAAGAGTATTCATTAACCGAGGCGGGTCGGGACACGCTTGCCTTCTTAAAAATCCAGATTGAGGAACTCTATCAAGAGGTGGTGGCTGATCAGACGCAAGCAAGCCCTCATGGTGGAGCATAA
- a CDS encoding calcium-binding protein CcbP — MSTRSPKEGKKLEALDRLIEEIIVDAYGDDEQLWAFRQAFEDDVALPADGFVIGEPVSVIAIDYDGNERRGLTAKCRREDGSEYVVAVSDVVLPQISVGTRYIAAYRRWLNLDPYPAGTQKTSRRRRQDKATDDDIDLSKPVELVALAVMERAARCRLRGSDQIITLRASRLWEVVPGAIVTVTPRKQWRYGGHPYLSGEIQSTRIDVKALDLAALGLEEMGKWDPEEEYWGEEDDPIEDWAKPIIAHGPRPMFEMEQVLPGEDTDDPFNDPITRSNDLNDAGERAEAEKILMELCQADLRCLDAHSHLGNFVFDHWPQNAIRHYEVGLRIGELSLGDDFAGVLAWGLIDNRPFLRCMHGYGLCLWRLGRFDEAEHIFEKMLWLNPYDNQGVRFLIDEVKAKTAWEDREIE, encoded by the coding sequence ATGAGCACGCGAAGCCCCAAAGAGGGGAAGAAACTCGAAGCCTTGGACAGACTTATTGAGGAAATCATCGTCGACGCATACGGCGATGATGAGCAGCTCTGGGCTTTTCGGCAGGCCTTTGAGGATGACGTTGCCCTCCCTGCCGACGGTTTCGTTATCGGGGAACCGGTTTCGGTGATCGCAATAGACTATGATGGTAACGAACGGCGCGGTCTGACGGCAAAGTGCCGTCGCGAGGACGGGTCCGAATATGTGGTGGCGGTCTCCGATGTCGTGTTGCCGCAGATATCGGTTGGGACTCGCTACATTGCTGCCTACCGGAGGTGGCTCAACCTCGATCCTTACCCTGCCGGGACGCAAAAAACCTCCCGACGACGCAGGCAGGACAAAGCTACAGACGATGACATCGACCTGAGCAAACCGGTCGAATTGGTCGCCCTAGCGGTCATGGAGCGGGCCGCCCGGTGCCGTTTGCGGGGAAGCGACCAGATCATTACCTTGCGTGCAAGCCGCCTCTGGGAGGTGGTGCCTGGCGCCATCGTCACGGTAACGCCCCGGAAGCAGTGGCGTTACGGTGGTCATCCGTATCTTTCCGGCGAGATTCAATCGACCCGGATCGACGTAAAGGCCCTCGATCTGGCGGCTTTGGGGCTCGAAGAGATGGGCAAGTGGGACCCTGAGGAAGAGTACTGGGGAGAAGAAGACGACCCCATCGAAGATTGGGCCAAGCCGATCATCGCCCATGGCCCCCGCCCCATGTTCGAGATGGAGCAGGTGCTGCCCGGCGAGGACACTGACGATCCTTTCAATGACCCCATCACCCGGTCCAATGATCTCAATGATGCCGGCGAGCGGGCAGAGGCGGAAAAGATCTTGATGGAGCTGTGCCAGGCGGACCTGCGCTGCCTCGATGCCCATTCGCATCTGGGCAATTTCGTTTTTGATCACTGGCCGCAAAATGCCATCCGGCATTACGAAGTCGGCCTGCGTATCGGCGAGCTGTCTTTGGGTGACGACTTTGCCGGCGTCTTAGCGTGGGGCCTGATCGACAACCGTCCGTTTCTGCGCTGTATGCACGGTTATGGATTGTGTCTCTGGCGGCTTGGGCGCTTTGACGAGGCGGAGCACATATTTGAGAAGATGCTCTGGCTGAACCCGTATGACAACCAGGGCGTGCGGTTTCTCATCGATGAGGTGAAGGCAAAAACAGCCTGGGAGGATCGAGAAATCGAGTGA